One part of the Micrococcus sp. 2A genome encodes these proteins:
- a CDS encoding solute carrier family 23 protein, translating into MAHSTPTSPARHADPSRGFGWRVHGDGRTITPGTVVAPDERLSWPRTVGIGVQHVMAMFGATVLVPAITGMPATTALLFSGIGTLLFLVITGNRLPSYLGSSFAFIAPLTAATALEGTGAALGGIMATGLLLAAIGVVVHLSGTGWIHALMPPAVMGTIVALIGLNLAGATTAAMQEVPLTTFGTALAVVLTAVLFRGLVGRLSILVGILAGYVLALAQGQVDFAAVGEAAWVGLPPFHAPEFSLQVLPLFLPVVLVLIAENIGHVRTVGLMTKRDLDPLTGRALIADGLSTTFSGLGGGVGTTTYAENIGVMASSRVYSTAAYWVAGLTAIALAFLPKFGAAVATIPAGVAGGAGIILYGMIGVMGVRIWVQNRVDFSNTIHLMTAGAGLIMAIADPQLTAGGLVFGGITLGTIAALVVHHLMTAVARWRGTEPVPEDEDAERYEATQAGRLG; encoded by the coding sequence ATGGCCCACAGCACCCCCACCTCACCCGCTCGGCACGCCGACCCCTCCCGGGGGTTCGGCTGGCGCGTGCACGGCGACGGCCGCACCATCACGCCGGGCACCGTCGTCGCCCCGGACGAACGCCTCAGCTGGCCACGCACCGTGGGCATCGGCGTGCAGCACGTGATGGCCATGTTCGGCGCCACCGTGCTCGTTCCCGCCATCACCGGCATGCCCGCGACGACGGCGCTGCTCTTCTCCGGCATCGGCACCCTGCTGTTCCTCGTGATCACCGGCAACCGCCTGCCGAGCTACCTCGGCAGCTCGTTCGCGTTCATCGCCCCGCTCACGGCGGCCACCGCGCTCGAGGGCACGGGCGCCGCGCTCGGCGGCATCATGGCGACGGGGCTGCTGCTCGCGGCGATCGGCGTCGTCGTGCACCTGTCCGGCACCGGCTGGATCCACGCCCTCATGCCGCCCGCCGTGATGGGCACCATCGTGGCGCTGATCGGCCTGAACCTCGCCGGCGCGACGACGGCGGCCATGCAGGAGGTGCCCCTGACCACCTTCGGCACGGCGCTGGCGGTGGTGCTCACGGCGGTGCTGTTCCGCGGCCTCGTCGGGCGGCTGTCCATCCTCGTGGGCATCCTGGCCGGGTACGTGCTGGCGCTGGCCCAGGGCCAGGTGGACTTCGCCGCAGTCGGCGAGGCGGCCTGGGTGGGCCTGCCGCCGTTCCACGCGCCCGAGTTCAGCCTCCAGGTGCTGCCGCTGTTCCTGCCGGTGGTGCTCGTGCTGATCGCCGAGAACATCGGCCACGTCAGGACCGTCGGCCTGATGACCAAGCGGGACCTCGACCCGCTCACCGGCCGCGCTCTGATCGCCGACGGCCTCTCCACCACCTTCTCCGGCCTGGGCGGCGGTGTCGGCACCACCACGTACGCGGAGAACATCGGCGTCATGGCGAGCTCGCGGGTGTACTCGACCGCCGCGTACTGGGTGGCCGGCCTCACCGCGATCGCCCTCGCCTTCCTGCCCAAGTTCGGGGCCGCCGTCGCGACCATCCCGGCCGGTGTGGCCGGCGGCGCCGGCATCATCCTCTACGGCATGATCGGCGTGATGGGCGTGCGGATCTGGGTCCAGAACCGCGTGGACTTCTCCAACACCATCCACCTCATGACGGCGGGCGCGGGCCTGATCATGGCGATCGCGGACCCGCAGCTGACGGCGGGCGGGCTGGTGTTCGGCGGCATCACGCTCGGCACGATCGCCGCGCTCGTGGTGCACCACCTCATGACGGCCGTGGCCCGCTGGCGCGGCACCGAGCCGGTCCCCGAGGACGAGGACGCCGAGCGGTACGAGGCCACCCAGGCCGGCCGCCTCGGCTGA
- a CDS encoding HAD-IIB family hydrolase → MPLPTSIRRPRLVATDLDGTVIGYAHTRSGRLSPRTIAALRSAHEAGVVVVFVTGRPLRWLDALADQLGDVGPVICSNGAVVVDPATGEVLESRPMERGTVWTAVERLRALDPTATFGAETLDGFFWETAFTEASAFEDATPAAAALEGVLPAEAVVVKLMARSTALEPDAFLEAARAELGELVSATHSAPGVALVEMSAPGVHKAATLADFAASRGIAPADVVAFGDMPNDAEMLAWAGLGCAVASGHVSLRAAADAVVGACDDDGVAGAIEELLALPEV, encoded by the coding sequence ATGCCTCTGCCGACCTCGATCCGCCGCCCCCGGCTCGTCGCCACGGACCTGGACGGCACCGTCATCGGCTACGCGCACACCCGCTCGGGGCGGCTCTCCCCGCGGACCATCGCGGCGCTGCGGTCGGCGCACGAGGCGGGCGTCGTCGTCGTGTTCGTGACGGGGCGGCCGCTGCGCTGGCTGGACGCGCTCGCGGACCAGCTGGGCGACGTCGGACCGGTGATCTGCTCCAACGGCGCCGTGGTGGTGGATCCCGCGACCGGCGAGGTGCTCGAGTCCCGCCCGATGGAGCGGGGGACGGTGTGGACGGCGGTCGAGCGGCTGCGGGCCCTGGACCCCACCGCCACGTTCGGCGCCGAGACACTCGACGGCTTCTTCTGGGAGACCGCGTTCACGGAGGCGTCGGCGTTCGAGGACGCCACGCCGGCCGCGGCTGCCCTCGAGGGCGTGCTGCCCGCGGAGGCCGTCGTCGTGAAGCTGATGGCCCGCTCCACGGCCCTCGAGCCGGACGCGTTCCTGGAGGCCGCGCGCGCCGAGCTCGGGGAGCTCGTCAGCGCGACGCACTCCGCGCCCGGCGTGGCCCTCGTGGAGATGTCCGCGCCGGGCGTGCACAAGGCGGCCACCCTCGCGGACTTCGCGGCGAGCCGGGGGATCGCGCCGGCGGACGTCGTCGCCTTCGGGGACATGCCCAACGACGCCGAGATGCTTGCGTGGGCGGGCCTCGGCTGCGCCGTGGCCTCAGGCCACGTGAGCCTGCGCGCGGCGGCGGACGCGGTGGTCGGGGCCTGCGACGACGACGGCGTGGCCGGGGCGATCGAGGAGCTGCTGGCGCTGCCGGAGGTCTGA
- a CDS encoding beta-eliminating lyase-related protein produces the protein MQRIHDAESRGFASDNYSGVHPEVLAAIAEANGGHQTAYGEDAYTARLQEVVRGHFGEQAQAWPMFNGTGANVVALESMLPRWGAVVCADTAHIHVDEGGAPEKAAGIKLLPVSTLDGKLTPELIDAEAWGWGDEHRAQPLVVAITQSTELGTLYTPEEIRAITEHAHARGMTVFLDGARIANAAAALDLPLRAFTTDAGVDVLSLGGSKNGALAAEAIVVLNPDAVQGLAYLRKHQMQLASKMRFVSAQLIALFDGDLHLRIAGHANAMARRLSDAVTAGIADGSLPGVALTQNTDVNAVFATLPAGVADRLRRSFRFYDWDPATGEVRWVCSFDTTEEDVDAFVAALREELAAAG, from the coding sequence ATGCAGAGGATCCACGACGCCGAGAGCCGCGGGTTCGCCTCGGACAACTACTCCGGGGTGCACCCGGAGGTCCTCGCGGCGATCGCCGAGGCCAACGGCGGCCACCAGACCGCCTACGGCGAGGACGCCTACACCGCCCGGCTGCAGGAGGTGGTCCGCGGGCACTTCGGCGAGCAGGCGCAGGCCTGGCCGATGTTCAACGGGACGGGCGCGAACGTCGTCGCCCTGGAGTCCATGCTGCCGCGCTGGGGCGCGGTGGTCTGCGCGGACACCGCCCACATCCACGTGGACGAGGGCGGCGCGCCGGAGAAGGCCGCCGGGATCAAGCTCCTGCCCGTGTCCACCCTGGACGGCAAGCTCACCCCGGAGCTGATCGACGCCGAGGCGTGGGGATGGGGGGACGAGCACCGGGCCCAGCCCCTCGTCGTCGCGATCACGCAGTCCACCGAGCTCGGCACCCTGTACACGCCGGAGGAGATCCGCGCGATCACCGAGCACGCGCACGCGCGCGGCATGACGGTGTTCCTGGACGGGGCGCGGATCGCCAACGCCGCGGCCGCGCTCGACCTGCCGCTGCGCGCGTTCACCACGGACGCCGGCGTGGACGTGCTCTCCCTGGGCGGCAGCAAGAACGGGGCGCTCGCCGCGGAGGCGATCGTGGTGCTGAACCCGGACGCCGTGCAGGGCCTGGCCTACCTGCGCAAGCACCAGATGCAGCTCGCGTCCAAGATGCGCTTCGTCTCGGCGCAGCTGATCGCGCTCTTCGACGGGGACCTGCACCTGCGGATCGCCGGCCACGCGAACGCCATGGCCCGGCGCCTCAGCGACGCCGTGACGGCCGGCATCGCGGACGGCTCCCTCCCCGGGGTGGCGCTGACCCAGAACACCGACGTCAACGCGGTCTTCGCGACCCTGCCGGCCGGCGTCGCGGACCGGCTGCGCCGGTCCTTCCGGTTCTACGACTGGGACCCCGCGACGGGCGAGGTCCGCTGGGTGTGCAGCTTCGACACCACGGAGGAGGACGTCGACGCGTTCGTCGCGGCCCTGCGCGAGGAGCTCGCCGCGGCGGGCTGA
- a CDS encoding NYN domain-containing protein, producing the protein MSERTTYLLVDGENIDATLGTSILQRRPQSDERPRWKRLLHFMQDHWNQPVKGLFFLAIDGEIPIPFVQALTALGYQPIMLRGEGKVVDLGIQKTMAALQAREDDVVLVSHDADFAPQMADLASTPGRRTGIIGFEEFLSGILRAIPGVEFFDLEYKVEAFDSSLPRLRVTDVAEFDPLEFL; encoded by the coding sequence GTGAGCGAGCGAACCACCTACCTGCTGGTCGACGGCGAGAACATCGACGCGACCCTCGGCACGTCCATCCTCCAGCGGCGCCCCCAGTCCGACGAGCGGCCGCGCTGGAAGCGCCTGCTTCACTTCATGCAGGACCACTGGAACCAGCCCGTCAAGGGCCTGTTCTTCCTCGCCATCGACGGCGAGATCCCGATCCCCTTCGTGCAGGCGCTCACCGCACTCGGCTACCAGCCGATCATGCTGCGCGGCGAGGGCAAGGTCGTGGACCTCGGCATCCAGAAGACCATGGCCGCGCTCCAGGCACGCGAGGACGACGTCGTCCTCGTCAGCCACGACGCCGACTTCGCCCCGCAGATGGCCGACCTGGCCTCCACCCCGGGCCGCCGCACCGGCATCATCGGCTTCGAGGAGTTCCTCTCCGGCATCCTGCGGGCCATCCCGGGCGTGGAGTTCTTCGACCTCGAGTACAAGGTCGAGGCGTTCGACTCGTCCTTGCCGCGCCTGCGCGTCACCGACGTCGCCGAGTTCGATCCGCTCGAGTTCCTCTGA
- a CDS encoding glycerophosphodiester phosphodiesterase, whose protein sequence is MRAPRPTLRPAPAYLADSLPGRAGRPLGFAHRGAGNERENSLAAFQSACDAGFAYLELDVRTTKDGVLVVFHDETLDRVTTGRGRISDVTWEQLHSVTVGGEPLLRFADLLTALPEARLNVDLKDCAAAPAMAHLLAEHEAWDRVLVASFHDSRRRLFRRSLTALGHAERAHGPHRIATSGGAAAIAALVLLGPLGLTGWLRRHALDIDCVQVPIRHGRIRVVTADFVRRCHAAGLPVHVWVVDEAEEIERLLDLGVDGVMTDRADVLAEVFTRRGLWPQR, encoded by the coding sequence CTGCGTGCGCCCCGGCCAACGCTCCGTCCCGCCCCCGCCTACCTCGCGGACTCCCTGCCCGGCCGTGCCGGCCGGCCCCTCGGCTTCGCGCACCGCGGCGCCGGGAACGAGCGGGAGAACTCGCTGGCGGCGTTCCAGTCGGCCTGTGATGCGGGCTTCGCCTACCTCGAGCTGGACGTGCGCACCACGAAGGACGGCGTGCTCGTGGTCTTCCACGACGAGACCCTGGACCGCGTCACCACCGGCCGCGGCCGGATCTCCGACGTCACGTGGGAGCAGCTCCACTCCGTCACGGTCGGCGGCGAGCCGCTCCTGCGCTTCGCCGACCTCCTCACCGCACTCCCCGAGGCCCGCCTCAACGTGGACCTCAAGGACTGCGCGGCCGCCCCCGCCATGGCCCACCTGCTCGCCGAGCACGAGGCGTGGGACCGCGTGCTCGTCGCGTCCTTCCACGACTCCCGCCGCCGCCTCTTCCGGCGTTCTCTCACCGCCCTCGGCCACGCCGAGCGCGCGCACGGCCCGCACCGCATCGCGACGTCGGGCGGGGCCGCCGCCATCGCCGCGCTCGTCCTGCTCGGCCCGCTTGGCCTCACGGGGTGGCTGCGCCGCCACGCCCTCGACATCGACTGCGTGCAGGTGCCGATCCGGCACGGGCGCATCCGGGTGGTGACGGCCGACTTCGTGCGCCGCTGCCACGCTGCGGGCCTGCCCGTGCACGTGTGGGTCGTGGACGAGGCCGAGGAGATCGAGCGGCTCCTGGACCTCGGCGTCGACGGCGTCATGACCGACCGTGCCGACGTCCTCGCGGAGGTCTTCACGCGCCGCGGCCTCTGGCCGCAGCGCTGA
- a CDS encoding DUF6421 family protein produces the protein MTTSLPTEQAIIGEPEVVEDARHAESHPAWLRLKAAATALQGLQAEDGSVPDPVDHPAARDHVAVITAAVATLAPLFPHDAAYLAALPRDVARWEADGFGVPDFLDSLVAFQPQEHRVDGIRHLVVFPMYTQNGSPDRHVEALIVEAIWPEFIADLEAGDHGNKLFLSLRLIDFTPGYDTNSAVLFPETVAMREIPTFTWGAIFQDREAARFRRVVAAAADITKLDLPADAAELVADQDLAERTFVMWDLIHDRTHMRGDLPFDPFMIKQRMPFFLYTLEEMRCDLTAFRECVRIEQALTARAEAGEDLSETEQATLRHAKLVHYAVLFDRVFRFALTGSRVRNDDGLGGQLLFAWLHRRHVVEWRDVKLSVDWEGLAPAVVELGDAIDRLYWESIDRPKTVHWLKAHELVASVVAPHPASAWAQGLPQDVLAGPPKGLTDLVLDDEFPLSMFFEALEKKMRGVIVSTAGIRAADA, from the coding sequence ATGACCACTTCTCTGCCCACGGAGCAGGCCATCATCGGCGAGCCGGAGGTCGTCGAGGACGCCCGCCACGCCGAGTCCCACCCGGCCTGGCTGCGACTCAAGGCGGCCGCCACGGCACTCCAGGGACTCCAGGCCGAGGACGGCTCGGTGCCTGACCCCGTCGACCACCCCGCCGCCCGCGACCACGTCGCCGTGATCACCGCCGCCGTCGCCACGCTGGCCCCGCTCTTCCCGCACGACGCCGCCTACCTCGCCGCCCTGCCCCGCGACGTCGCGCGCTGGGAGGCGGACGGCTTCGGCGTGCCCGACTTCCTGGACTCCCTCGTGGCGTTCCAGCCCCAGGAGCACCGCGTGGACGGCATCCGTCACCTCGTGGTCTTCCCGATGTACACCCAGAACGGCTCGCCCGACCGACACGTCGAGGCCCTGATCGTGGAGGCCATCTGGCCGGAGTTCATCGCGGACCTCGAGGCCGGCGACCACGGCAACAAGCTCTTCCTGTCCCTGCGGCTGATCGACTTCACGCCGGGCTACGACACGAACTCAGCGGTGCTGTTCCCCGAGACCGTGGCGATGCGCGAGATCCCCACGTTCACGTGGGGCGCGATCTTCCAGGACCGCGAGGCGGCCCGCTTCCGCCGCGTCGTCGCCGCGGCCGCGGACATCACGAAGCTGGACCTGCCCGCCGACGCCGCGGAGCTCGTGGCGGACCAGGACCTCGCCGAGAGGACGTTCGTCATGTGGGACCTCATCCACGACCGCACGCACATGCGCGGCGACCTGCCCTTCGACCCGTTCATGATCAAGCAGCGCATGCCGTTCTTCCTCTACACGCTCGAGGAGATGCGCTGCGACCTGACCGCGTTCCGCGAGTGCGTCCGGATCGAGCAGGCCCTCACCGCCCGCGCGGAGGCCGGGGAGGACCTGAGCGAGACGGAGCAGGCGACCCTGCGTCACGCGAAGCTCGTGCACTACGCCGTGCTCTTCGACCGCGTCTTCCGCTTCGCGCTCACCGGCTCCCGCGTGCGCAACGACGACGGCCTCGGCGGCCAGCTGCTCTTCGCGTGGCTCCACCGCCGGCACGTGGTGGAGTGGCGGGACGTGAAGCTCAGCGTGGACTGGGAGGGCCTGGCGCCGGCCGTCGTCGAGCTCGGCGACGCGATCGACCGGCTGTACTGGGAGTCCATCGACCGCCCCAAGACCGTGCACTGGCTCAAGGCCCACGAGCTGGTCGCGTCCGTGGTGGCCCCGCATCCGGCCTCGGCGTGGGCGCAGGGCCTCCCCCAGGACGTGCTGGCGGGCCCGCCGAAGGGGCTCACCGACCTCGTGCTCGACGACGAGTTCCCGCTCTCCATGTTCTTCGAGGCGCTCGAGAAGAAGATGCGGGGCGTCATCGTCTCCACGGCCGGCATCCGCGCCGCGGACGCCTGA
- a CDS encoding amino acid permease has product MRRTLAARHLMMIAMGGAIGTGLFVASGNSIATAGPGGALLAYVVIGFMVFLLMQSLGEMATYLPVSGAFEEYATRFVSPSFGFAIGWNYWYNWAITVAAELVAAALVMRYWLPDVPSWAWSALFLAILFGLNALSTRAYGESEFWFSLIKVVTVVVFLVLGVMMIAGILGGAAPGFENWTTGEAPFVGGAPGILAIFLVAGFSFQGTELVGVAAGEAEDPEKNVPKAIRTVFWRILLFYVGAITVIGFLIPYTSPNLLGSGVEDISISPFTLVFENAGVLAAAAVMNAVILTAILSAGNSGLYASTRMLWALADSGKAPRFLAKVNRRGVPMNALLVTTAVGALCFLTTLVGDGAAYVWLVSASGLAGFIVWMGIAWSHYRFRRAYIVQGGRLEDLPYRAALFPLGPIVALLLCTVVVLGQGYGAFGEGVDLLAAATAYLGLPLFLALWLGHKLVTGSKPVRAEDADLTRERW; this is encoded by the coding sequence CTGCGCCGCACCCTGGCCGCCCGCCACCTGATGATGATCGCGATGGGCGGCGCCATCGGCACCGGCCTGTTCGTGGCCTCCGGCAACAGCATCGCCACCGCCGGCCCCGGCGGCGCGCTGCTGGCGTACGTCGTCATCGGCTTCATGGTGTTCCTGCTCATGCAGTCCCTCGGCGAGATGGCCACCTACCTGCCGGTCTCGGGCGCCTTCGAGGAGTACGCCACCCGGTTCGTCAGCCCCTCGTTCGGCTTCGCCATCGGCTGGAACTACTGGTACAACTGGGCGATCACGGTGGCCGCGGAGCTCGTCGCGGCCGCTCTGGTCATGCGCTACTGGCTCCCGGACGTCCCCTCGTGGGCCTGGTCTGCGCTCTTCCTGGCGATCCTCTTCGGCCTCAACGCGCTCTCCACCCGGGCCTACGGCGAGTCCGAGTTCTGGTTCTCGCTCATCAAGGTCGTCACCGTGGTGGTCTTCCTCGTCCTCGGCGTCATGATGATCGCCGGCATCCTCGGCGGCGCCGCCCCGGGCTTCGAGAACTGGACCACCGGCGAGGCCCCGTTCGTGGGCGGCGCCCCGGGCATCCTCGCGATCTTCCTGGTGGCCGGCTTCTCCTTCCAGGGCACCGAACTCGTCGGCGTCGCGGCCGGCGAGGCGGAGGACCCGGAGAAGAACGTCCCGAAGGCCATCCGCACCGTGTTCTGGCGCATCCTGCTCTTCTACGTCGGCGCGATCACCGTGATCGGCTTCCTGATCCCCTACACCAGCCCCAACCTGCTGGGCAGCGGCGTGGAGGACATCTCGATCTCCCCGTTCACCCTGGTGTTCGAGAACGCCGGCGTGCTGGCCGCGGCCGCCGTGATGAACGCCGTGATCCTCACAGCGATCCTCTCCGCCGGCAACTCGGGGCTGTACGCCTCCACCCGCATGCTCTGGGCCCTGGCCGACTCGGGCAAGGCCCCGCGGTTCCTCGCCAAGGTCAACCGCCGCGGCGTTCCCATGAACGCGCTGCTGGTCACCACCGCCGTCGGCGCCCTGTGCTTCCTCACCACCCTCGTCGGAGACGGGGCCGCCTACGTGTGGCTCGTCTCCGCCTCCGGACTGGCCGGGTTCATCGTGTGGATGGGCATCGCGTGGAGCCACTACCGGTTCCGCCGCGCGTACATCGTCCAGGGCGGCCGCCTCGAGGACCTGCCCTACCGCGCCGCGCTCTTCCCGTTGGGCCCGATCGTCGCGCTGCTGCTGTGCACCGTGGTGGTCCTGGGTCAGGGGTACGGGGCGTTCGGCGAGGGCGTGGACCTGCTCGCCGCAGCCACCGCGTACCTCGGCCTGCCGCTGTTCCTGGCCCTGTGGCTCGGCCACAAGCTGGTCACCGGCTCGAAGCCGGTGCGCGCCGAGGACGCCGACCTCACCCGCGAGCGCTGGTGA
- a CDS encoding carbohydrate kinase: protein MIGEALVDVVLSDTATPRAHVGGSPLNVAVGVSRLERPVLFAGRFGQDEYGAMIAAHLEGNGVRSLLEPDSSPTSQATARLDPTGAASYEFDLDWTLPPAAALVRDLCAAAGGSLKHVHAGSIATMLAPGDAEVMGLLEGLSPETTVSYDPNVRPSIVPDRVFARARAEESVRLSDVVHASDEDIAWLYPDRPLLETLKAWQAMGPAFVVMTRGAEDIVAVTAHGVRERPIVPVDVADTVGAGDSFTAALLAALDDRSLLGAAHRERLHAMDPDDVESVLIYASRASAITASRPGADPPTRAELAG from the coding sequence GTGATCGGCGAGGCCCTGGTGGACGTGGTCCTCTCGGACACCGCCACGCCCCGAGCGCACGTGGGCGGGAGCCCGCTGAACGTGGCCGTCGGTGTGAGCCGCCTGGAACGCCCCGTGCTCTTCGCCGGCCGCTTCGGCCAGGACGAGTACGGCGCCATGATCGCCGCCCATCTCGAGGGCAACGGCGTGCGCAGCCTCCTGGAGCCGGACTCCTCCCCGACGTCGCAGGCCACCGCGCGCCTGGACCCGACGGGCGCCGCCAGCTACGAGTTCGACCTCGACTGGACGCTGCCGCCCGCCGCCGCCCTCGTGCGGGACCTCTGCGCGGCCGCCGGCGGGTCCCTCAAGCACGTGCACGCCGGCTCGATCGCCACGATGCTCGCCCCCGGCGACGCCGAGGTCATGGGTCTGCTCGAGGGGCTCTCCCCGGAGACCACCGTCAGCTACGACCCCAACGTGCGGCCCAGCATCGTCCCGGACCGGGTGTTCGCCCGTGCTCGCGCCGAGGAGTCGGTGCGCCTCTCCGACGTCGTCCACGCCTCTGACGAGGACATCGCCTGGCTCTACCCGGACCGGCCGCTGCTCGAGACCCTGAAGGCGTGGCAGGCCATGGGCCCGGCGTTCGTGGTCATGACGCGCGGCGCCGAGGACATCGTGGCCGTCACTGCACACGGCGTGCGCGAGCGCCCGATCGTCCCCGTGGACGTCGCGGACACCGTGGGTGCCGGCGACTCGTTCACCGCGGCGCTCCTGGCCGCCCTCGACGACCGCTCCCTGCTCGGCGCGGCCCACCGCGAGCGGCTGCACGCCATGGACCCGGACGACGTCGAGTCCGTGCTGATCTACGCCTCCCGCGCCTCCGCGATCACGGCGTCCCGCCCGGGCGCCGACCCGCCGACGCGGGCCGAGCTCGCGGGCTGA
- a CDS encoding malate dehydrogenase, whose protein sequence is MDTQSSAARTAPAPMSAAQTPRTVTVTGAAGNIGYALLFRIASGEMLGADVPVRLRLLEVPAALRAAEGTAMELADAAFPLLADVQVTDDPAVAFDGVQHALLVGARPRSAGMERGDLLEANGGIFGPQGQAINDHAAEDVRVVVVGNPANTNALIAASHARDVPADRFTALTRLDHNRAVSQLAAKAGVAVTDVDGITVWGNHSATQFPDLTHARVRVGGADGGWRPALEVVDAGWAAEEFIPRVAERGAEIISVRGASSAASAASATIDHMRDWFLGTGVGTDGQARRTSAAIVSDGSYGVPEGLISSFPVVSEGGQWRIVPGLEPDAALLPDAAERLERTVAELDEEREAVTGLGLL, encoded by the coding sequence ATGGACACCCAGAGCAGCGCCGCGCGCACCGCCCCCGCCCCCATGAGTGCGGCCCAGACCCCCCGCACCGTCACCGTCACCGGCGCGGCCGGCAACATCGGCTACGCGCTGCTCTTCCGGATCGCCTCCGGCGAGATGCTCGGCGCCGACGTCCCCGTGCGCCTGCGCCTGCTCGAGGTCCCGGCGGCGCTGCGGGCTGCCGAGGGCACGGCGATGGAGCTCGCGGACGCGGCGTTCCCCCTCCTCGCGGACGTCCAGGTCACGGACGATCCCGCGGTGGCCTTCGACGGCGTGCAGCACGCCCTGCTCGTGGGCGCCCGCCCGCGCTCGGCCGGCATGGAGCGCGGCGACCTGCTCGAGGCCAACGGCGGCATCTTCGGGCCCCAGGGCCAGGCGATCAACGACCACGCAGCGGAGGACGTGCGCGTCGTCGTCGTGGGCAACCCGGCGAACACGAACGCGCTGATCGCCGCCTCCCACGCTCGGGACGTGCCGGCCGACCGCTTCACCGCGCTCACCCGCTTGGACCACAACCGCGCGGTCTCGCAGCTCGCGGCGAAGGCCGGCGTCGCGGTGACCGACGTGGACGGCATCACCGTCTGGGGCAACCACTCGGCCACGCAGTTCCCGGACCTCACCCACGCGCGCGTGCGGGTGGGCGGCGCCGACGGCGGCTGGCGCCCCGCGCTCGAGGTCGTGGACGCCGGATGGGCCGCCGAGGAGTTCATCCCGCGGGTGGCCGAGCGCGGCGCGGAGATCATCAGCGTGCGCGGGGCGTCCTCGGCGGCGTCGGCCGCGAGCGCGACGATCGACCACATGCGCGACTGGTTCCTCGGCACGGGCGTGGGCACGGACGGGCAGGCCCGGCGCACCTCCGCGGCGATCGTGTCCGACGGCTCCTACGGCGTGCCCGAGGGCCTGATCAGCTCGTTCCCGGTGGTGTCCGAGGGCGGGCAGTGGCGGATCGTGCCGGGCCTGGAGCCAGACGCCGCTCTGCTGCCGGACGCGGCTGAGCGCCTGGAGAGGACCGTGGCCGAGCTCGACGAGGAGCGGGAGGCCGTCACGGGGCTCGGGCTGCTCTGA
- a CDS encoding Lrp/AsnC family transcriptional regulator: protein MSCDPRATLAQLSERVGLSSSAVQARLRKLEGSGVITGYRALLDPEAVGKPLAAFIEITPLDPRQPDDAPQLLEGVAAIEACHSVAGDAAYMLFVRVGSPRELEALVNEIRHVASVNTRTTVVLQTFYEHRPMLPLEEPGPVR, encoded by the coding sequence ATCTCCTGCGATCCGCGTGCCACCCTCGCCCAGCTCTCGGAGCGGGTCGGCCTCTCCTCGTCCGCGGTGCAAGCGCGGCTGCGCAAGCTCGAGGGGAGCGGGGTGATCACCGGATACCGGGCGCTGCTGGACCCCGAGGCGGTCGGCAAGCCGCTCGCGGCCTTCATCGAGATCACGCCACTGGACCCCCGGCAGCCCGACGACGCGCCGCAGCTCCTGGAGGGGGTCGCCGCGATCGAGGCCTGCCACTCCGTGGCCGGGGACGCGGCGTACATGCTGTTCGTCCGGGTGGGCTCGCCACGCGAGCTCGAGGCGCTCGTCAACGAGATCCGCCACGTGGCCTCCGTGAACACGCGGACCACCGTGGTGCTGCAGACCTTCTACGAGCACCGCCCGATGCTGCCCCTCGAGGAGCCCGGCCCGGTGCGCTGA